The following are from one region of the Coffea eugenioides isolate CCC68of chromosome 2, Ceug_1.0, whole genome shotgun sequence genome:
- the LOC113759267 gene encoding loricrin-like: MASQQFCPTEEPSFSKKKVMRSLMQPSTYVNASWQSAGSWEALGVGGGCLGGREGGSDFGGGASGGCGCLGGGGAGVCGGEDRGGVGDGGCHQGDQGQGQPHAWVALGMQTNIRATNLTLSPSILMVTDEKFRRCAVLKGR; encoded by the exons ATGGCGTCGCAACAATTTTGCCCGACTGAAGAACCATCTTTCTCGAAAAAGAAAGTTATGAGATCTCTTATGCAACCATCCACGTATGTCAATGCATCCTGGCAGTCAGCGGGATCCTGGGAAGCTCTGGGAGTCGGTGGTGGTTGTCTTGGAGGACGAGAAGGTGGTAGTGATTTTGGAGGAGGTGCGAGTGGCGGTTGTGGATGCCTTGGAGGAGGAGGAGCTGGGGTTTGCGGTGGCGAGGATCGAGGAGGTGTTGGTGATGGCGGCTGCCACCAAGGAGACCAGGGCCAAGGCCAGCCCCATGCATGGGTAGCACTAGGCATGCAAACCAACATTAGGGCAACAAATTTAACTCTGTCACCCTCCATTTTGATGGTCACTG ATGAAAAGTTCCGCAGATGTGCTGTGTTGAAGGGCAGATAA